In Desulfosporosinus youngiae DSM 17734, the genomic stretch ATTCTTGTTTTCGCGTTAACAAGATATGTACAAGAGACAAGATTGTATGTCCTACAGCTATCGAAGCCTTATTTTTTCCACGTCGGGCTGCTATCCGATGATATTGTGCCGATAAGTAGTTATTTTTTTTACGAGCAGCCGCTTTTGCTGCCTCGGTAAGGGCGCTTCGAAGCTTCTTATTTCCTTTACGCGTCTTTGTGGACTTTTTTTTTCCTGCGCTTTCATCATGACCTGGAGTCATCCCTGCCCACGAACATAAGTGTCCGGGTGTAGGAAATCGTGACATATCTGTACCAACTTCAGCAATAATTTGTTCAGCAGTTCTTTTTCCAACTCCGGGTATAGAATCCAATAACTTCAGTTCTTCCGCAAAAGGGGTCATACGTTTCTCAATTTCTTCGTCCAATTTACTAATTAGTTCATTGAGGTAATCGATATGAGCTAATTGCTTCTCAAGCATGAATAATTGATGGGCTCCAAGTAATCCTTCTAGCGCAAGTTTCAAATCTTCCTTTTTATCCTTTAGTTTCTTTAGAGCAAAATCCGCTAAAACAGAAGTGTCTTCCTCTCCTTTAATCATAGCTTCCAACATGTTTCGCCCAGATACACCCAACACATTTGAAGCCACAGAGGATAGTTTTATGTTCCCCCCCTCTAATACTTTCTGTAGGCGATTCACTTCTCGCGTTCTTTCTTCAACGATGCTTCGCCGATATCGAACGACCTCTTTTAATTCTCTTTGATCCCGGTTCGGAATAAAACTTCCTTGGACCAAACCATGACGCAGTAAACGTGCAATCCACTCGGCATCTTTAACATCCGTCTTTCGTCCCGGCACAGTTTTAATATGCTGGGCATTAACTACCATCGGTTGTAGATCCTCTGTCTCTAAGAGGTTATAGATCGGTTTCCAGTAATCACCTGTACTCTCCATCGCGACATGGGAGCATCGGTTGTCTTTTACCCAATCAACTAGTTCGATTAGGTTTCGAGTCATTGTTGAAAATGTATGAATCTCCTTTCCTTTGGGGGTAATGATGCAGGCTGTAATACTTTTTTTATGCACATCCAGTCCGCAACATCGTTCAT encodes the following:
- a CDS encoding IS110 family transposase — its product is MEVLHERCCGLDVHKKSITACIITPKGKEIHTFSTMTRNLIELVDWVKDNRCSHVAMESTGDYWKPIYNLLETEDLQPMVVNAQHIKTVPGRKTDVKDAEWIARLLRHGLVQGSFIPNRDQRELKEVVRYRRSIVEERTREVNRLQKVLEGGNIKLSSVASNVLGVSGRNMLEAMIKGEEDTSVLADFALKKLKDKKEDLKLALEGLLGAHQLFMLEKQLAHIDYLNELISKLDEEIEKRMTPFAEELKLLDSIPGVGKRTAEQIIAEVGTDMSRFPTPGHLCSWAGMTPGHDESAGKKKSTKTRKGNKKLRSALTEAAKAAARKKNNYLSAQYHRIAARRGKNKASIAVGHTILSLVHILLTRKQEYVDLGYNYFDERKKDSLIKNSIKKLESLGLVVSVQEQIA